Proteins encoded within one genomic window of Macrobrachium nipponense isolate FS-2020 chromosome 8, ASM1510439v2, whole genome shotgun sequence:
- the LOC135223202 gene encoding glutamic acid-rich protein-like, whose product MMIHGTAPEEEEEEEEEEGVVVAGWQRLRRETTNKKASHAGEEDEEEGEEKEEEEEEEEEEEEEEDEDEEEDAGSDEGGKETNCSLPHSSFLKLETDRRRYSRGQERRGPPGKVSCRMTEEEEEEEEEEEEEETTPRVIEDTRLNSDAGGGGGGGGGG is encoded by the exons ATGATGATTCACGGTACCgcaccggaggaggaggaggaggaggaggaggaggagggagttgTGGTGGCAGGATGGCAGAGGCTCAGGAGGGAGACCACCAACAAGAAGGCTTCTCATGcgggagaagaagacgaagaagaaggagaagaaaaagaagaggaggaggaggaggaggaggaggaggaggaggaggaggatgaggatgaggaggaagatgCAGGAAGCGACGAAGGAGGAAAGGAAACA AACTGCTCCCTGCCTCACTCGTCGTTCTTAAAACTAGAAACAGACAGGCGCAGGTATTCCAGAGGTCAAGAAAGACGAGGACCTCCTGGAAAGGTATCCTGTCgaatgacagaagaagaagaagaagaagaagaagaagaagaagaagaagaaacgacgCCACGGGTCATTGAG GACACTAGACTCAATAGcgatgcaggaggaggaggaggaggaggaggaggaggatga